One genomic region from Salvia hispanica cultivar TCC Black 2014 chromosome 2, UniMelb_Shisp_WGS_1.0, whole genome shotgun sequence encodes:
- the LOC125207655 gene encoding C-factor, translated as MAAIGTHFPIKSNTIMKLNLVGQWVLMGRRRLNPFPGGRAFSSVVNQWDGGVSMVQGASRGIGLEFVKQLLEKSNKGHVVATCRNPSKATELHDLKNKFADRLDIHQLDLTIDSTIEETAKSVRDKYGYLNLLVNASGILTVPNVMQPETTLNKVERASLLLAYEVNAVGPILVVKHMWPLLKAGGGTGTERDGAVVASISARVGSIGDNRLGGWHSYRASKSGLNQLTRTVSVEFARKKDPIICILLHPGTVDTDLSRPFQRNVAEGKLFTKEFSVQKLLAIINSVKASDNGKFFAWDGKEIPW; from the exons ATGGCAGCTATTGGAACTCATTTtccaatcaaatcaaatacgATAATGAAGCTGAATTTAGTCGGCCAATGGGTTTTAATGGGGAGGCGACGCCTGAATCCGTTTCCCGGAGGCCGCGCGTTTTCCTCTGTGGTTAATCAATGGGACGGCGGTGTTTCGATGGTTCAAGGTGCGTCCAGAGGCATCGGCCTTGAATTC GTTAAACAATTGTTAGAGAAAAGCAACAAAGGGCATGTTGTGGCAACATGCCGGAACCCCAGTAAGGCGACGGAGCTTCATGATTTGAAGAATAAGTTTGCTGATCGCTTGGATATTCATCAGCTGGATCTCACAATCGATAGCACAATCGAG GAAACAGCTAAGTCTGTGAGAGATAAGTACGGTTATCTGAACCTCCTCGTAAATGCATCTGGAATTTTAACAGTGCCAAATGTTATGCAGCCAG AGACCACGTTGAACAAGGTGGAGAGAGCTTCCTTACTTCTCGCTTATGAGGTCAATGCCGTTGGCCCTATCTTGGTCGTCAAG CATATGTGGCCTCTGCTCAAGGCTGGAGGCGGCACTGGAACTGAACGAGACGGTGCAGTTGTCGCCAGTATAAGCGCCAGAGTGGGTTCAATCGGAGACAACCGCCTAGGAGGGTGGCATTCATACCGAGCTTCTAAATCTGGACTCAATCAGT TGACTAGGACTGTGTCAGTCGAATTTGCGCGCAAAAAAGATCCAATTATATGCATACTGTTGCATCCAGGAACAGTAGATACAGATCTATCAAGACCATTTCAGAGGAATGTTGCAGAAGGCAAGCTTTTCACCAAAGAGTTTTCTGTCCAAAAATTGCTGGCCATCATTAACAGTGTGAAAGCATCTGATAATGGTAAGTTTTTTGCATGGGATGGTAAAGAGATTCCTTGGTGA
- the LOC125206900 gene encoding transcription factor bHLH53-like, with translation MALSYYNSNSNSNWDSFAPAELGIAEQLFNPDDFLVDPIDAFCNSLLSDDLPFADDGIPFDFDHLNSNNYFQEYTNEPFPHFPKRQKLCDSQPFYQHYSIPEFVLPPPPPPPLPAFPAAGFTMGSCEGVRVKEESLSAQSVAARQRRRRITAKTQELGKLVPGGQKMNTAEMLQSAYKYIKFLQAQVGLLEFLKVNEEEEASVEGEEEVFQNLLESPLIQEKLYSTEHCLIPQKLLEKHPIDI, from the exons ATGGCGTTGAGCTACTACAATTCcaactccaactccaactGGGACTCCTTTGCGCCGGCGGAATTAGGCATTGCTGAGCAGCTCTTCAACCCCGACGACTTCTTGGTGGACCCCATCGACGCCTTCTGCAACTCTCTCCTCTCCGACGACTTACCTTTCGCCGATGATGGAATTCCCTTCGATTTCGATCATCTCAACTCCAACAACTACTTCCAAGAATATACCAATGAGCCCTTTCCCCATTTCCCCAAACGCCAAAAGCTCTGCGATTCTCAACCATTCTACCAACATTACTCCATCCCGGAATTTGTGcttcctccgccgccgccgccgccgttgCCAGCATTTCCGGCGGCGGGCTTCACCATGGGGAGCTGCGAGGGCGTGAGGGTGAAAGAGGAGAGCTTGTCCGCGCAGAGCGTCGCGGCGAGGCAGAGGCGGAGGAGGATCACGGCGAAGACGCAGGAGCTCGGGAAGCTGGTCCCCGGCGGCCAGAAGATGAACACGGCGGAGATGCTTCAATCCGCCtacaaatacatcaaattcTTGCAGGCCCAAGTTGGACTACTTGAATTCCTCAAG GTcaacgaagaagaagaagcatcAGTTGAAGGTGAAGAAGAAGTGTTCCAGAATCTTCTAGAATCTCCGTTGATTCAAGAGAAGCTCTACTCCACTGAGCATTGCTTGATTCCACAGAAGCTGTTGGAAAAGCATCCAATCGACATTTGA
- the LOC125206901 gene encoding LOW QUALITY PROTEIN: eukaryotic translation initiation factor 5B-like (The sequence of the model RefSeq protein was modified relative to this genomic sequence to represent the inferred CDS: inserted 1 base in 1 codon), with translation MGKVLQEEEEQDLGAGPPVYKHVQDSTAAPPEEKLQNQPAEQEGAEEVETVTLTKKKKKKKNKEEEAKNEVNSKVIGKKVSKHVREIQERLAKLKEAEERKKREEEDKLRKEEEERLKQEELERLAEEKKRLKKEKLLKKKQQGKVLTGKHKEEAKRLEAMRKQILANAKFDLPTPAKRPLYRKKKPKPQNQPNGAAIQENDEATNAKETQQGVVSELASVEAENAKEVESLNIQVEIEDNGADGEKEEEWDAKSWDEADLKLPGKSGFDDEQVDSEPESVCLDEKATSPKLENVDVQKKSVAEAADVENGQCLRSPICCIMGHVNAGKTKLLDCIRGTHIQESEAGGITQKIGATYFLAESIRERTKELKADAKLSVPGLLVIDTPGHECFNKLRSRGSALCDLAVLVVDMMHGLQPQTIESLNLLKRGNTDFVIALNQVDRLYGWKTCPNAPIGKAIKKQSEDVKSEFNMRLDQIIYEFKEQGVNAELYYKNKEMGETYNIVPTSATSGEGIPDLLLLLVKWAQKTMVKRLTYREKVQCTVLDVKVVEGHGTTIDVVLVNGVLHEGDKIVVGSMQGAIETSIRALLTPHPVKGKYLQHKEIKAAQCIKIAAQXNCDVIDLFLLLHWLILVPLSLEALLDFLETPAVNIPVGAISIGPVHMKDVKKVIAMRDKKKEYGTILAFDVKVTTEAREHAEEHGVKIFSANIIYHLFDQFKAYIDKLKEEKMREAAKEAVFPCVLKIARDCVISKTYPFSLGVHVVDGTIKIGTPICFPKREFVEIGRVASIEYNHKPLDCAKKGQEVSIKIIGSIPEKQERMFGRHFKTEDELVSKISRKSAEALREYYLDQLSAEEKTLLTSLEKLFEKKLPLSL, from the exons ATGGGGAAAGTTcttcaagaagaagaagaacaagacCTTGGTGCTGGACCTCCTGTTTATAAACATGTTCAAGATTCTACTGCAGCTCCTCCGGAGGAGAAGTTACAGAACCAACCTGCCGAACAAGAGGGGGCTGAAGAGGTTGAGACTGTAACAttgacgaagaagaagaagaagaaaaagaacaagGAAGAAGAAGCCAAAAATGAGGTGAATAGTAAAGTGATTGGTAAGAAAGTCTCGAAGCATGTCAGGGAGATACAGGAGAGACTTGCTAAACTAAAGGAGGcagaagagaggaaaaaacgcgaagaagaagacaagttgaggaaagaagaagaggaaaggCTTAAACAAGAAGAACTGGAAAGATTAGCTGAAGAGAAAAAACgcttgaagaaggagaagcTCCTCAAGAAAAAACAGCAGGGAAAGGTCCTTACGGGGAAGCATAAAGAAGAGGCTAAGAGATTGGAGGCAATGAGAAAGCAAATACTAGCTAATGCAAAATTCGATCTACCCACACCTGCCAAGAGACCTCTGTACCGCAAGAAAAAACCCAAGCCTCAAAACCAACCTAATGGAGCAGCCATACAAGAAAATGATGAGGCCACAAATGCAAAAGAGACCCAACAAGGCGTTGTGTCGGAGCTGGCTTCTGTTGAAGCAGAGAATGCTAAGGAAGTGGAGTCTCTGAATATACAAGTTGAAATTGAAGACAATGGAGCTGATggtgaaaaagaagaagagtgGGATGCCAAAAGTTGGGATGAAGCTGACTTGAAATTGCCAGGAAAAAGTGGATTTGATGATGAACAAGTTGATTCAGAACCTGAATCAGTTTGCTTGGATGAGAAAGCAACTTCACCAAAATTGGAGAATGTGGATGTTCAAAAGAAGTCTGTGGCAGAAGCTGCTGATGTTGAAAATGGACAATGCCTTCGGTCTCCTATATGTTGTATCATGGGCCATGTCAATGCTGGAAAAACAAAGTTGCTGGATTGTATTAGAGGTACACACATCCAAGAAAGTGAGGCAGGTGGGATTACACAGAAAATTGGAGCAACCTATTTCCTTGCTGAGAGTATACGTGAGAGAACAAAGGAGCTGAAAGCCGATGCAAAGCTCAGTGTCCCAGGTTTGTTAGTGATCGATACCCCTGGGCACGAATGCTTCAACAAATTGCGCTCTAGAGGATCAGCGTTATGTGATCTTGCCGTTTTGGTTGTTGATATGATGCATGGGTTGCAACCACAGACAATTGAGTCACTCAATCTTTTGAAAAGGGGAAATACAGACTTTGTAATTGCCTTGAACCAA GTGGACAGACTTTATGGGTGGAAGACTTGCCCTAATGCACCAATAGGAAAGGCAATCAAGAAACAATCAGAAGATGTCAAGAGTGAATTTAACATGAGGCTAGATCAG ATTATCTATGAGTTTAAGGAGCAGGGTGTTAATGCTGAGTTGTATTATAAGAACAAAGAAATGGGGGAAACGTATAACATCGTACCAACAAGTGCCACAAG TGGCGAGGGCATCCCAGATCTATTGTTACTGCTGGTCAAATGGGCTCAAAAGACAATGGTTAAAAGGCTTACATATAGAGAGAAAGTGCAG TGTACTGTTTTGGATGTTAAGGTGGTTGAAGGACATGGGACCACCATTGATGTGGTACTAGTAAATGGTGTGCTTCATGAAGGAGATAAAATAGTTGTTGGTAGCATGCAG GGAGCAATTGAAACCTCAATTAGAGCGTTGCTAACGCCCCACCCAGTCAAG GGAAAGTATTTGCAGCACAAAGAAATCAAGGCTGCTCAGTGTATTAAGATTGCTGCAC GTAACTGTGATGTGATTGATTTGTTTCTTCTGTTGCATTGGCTAATACTTGTCCCCCTTTCTTTAGAAGCATTGCTGGACTTTTTGGAGACTCCGGCAGTTAACATACCCGTCGGTGCTATAAGTATTGGTCCAGTACACATGAAGGATGTGAAGAAGGTGATTGCCATGCGtgataagaaaaaggaatatggGACTATACTAGCTTTTGATGTTAAAGTAACAACAGAGGCTCGGGAACATGCTGAGGAACATGGCGTAAAAATTTTCAGTGCCAACATTATATATCACCTTTTCGATCAATTCAAGGCTTACATAGACAAACTTAAGGAGGAAAAGATGAGGGAAGCTGCGAAGGAAGCAGTTTTCCCTTGTGTCCTCAAGATCGCGCGGGACTGTGTTATCAGCAAGACCTATCCATTTTCCTTAGGGGTTCATGTCGTTGACGGCACTATAA AGATTGGAACACCTATATGTTTCCCCAAAAGAGAATTTGTGGAAATTGGTCGGGTAGCGTCTATTGAATATAATCACAAGCCTCTTGATTGTGCTAAGAAAGGTCAAGAGGTGTCCATTAAG ATAATTGGTAGCATCCCTGAAAAGCAAGAGAGAATGTTTGGGAGACATTTTAAGACGGAGGACGAGCTTGTAAGCAAGATCTCTAGAAAATCAGCTGAGGCACTCCGAGAATACTACTTG GACCAATTGTCAGCTGAAGAAAAAACACTACTCACGAGCTTAGAGAAACTCTTCGAGAAGAAACTCCCATTAAGTCTATAA
- the LOC125203392 gene encoding alpha N-terminal protein methyltransferase 1: protein MDGGGVDSDGRAFTSAEEMWREAVGDGDPLKKSQWYSEGVGYWQGVEATVDGVLGGYGHVNKPDIECSEAFLNSILAERFPDAAKGRRLVTLDCGSGIGRVTKNLLIRYFNEVDLLEPVSHFLDTARENLAPENLMVTDDHKAVNFFCVPLQEFTPEAERYDIIWIQWCIGHLSDDDLVSFFDRAKGGLKQGGLFILKENIARSGFVLDNQDKSITRSDSYFKQLFKKCGLNILRMKDQKGFPGELFAVKMYALTTDLPKQTNDSKSKKHVNRPGIIR from the exons ATGGACGGCGGTGGAGTGGACTCCGACGGACGCGCATTCACTAGCGCGGAGGAGATGTGGCGGGAAGCGGTGGGGGACGGCGACCCCCTCAAGAAATCGCAGTGGTATTCGGAAGGCGTCGGCTACTGGCAG GGTGTGGAGGCGACGGTGGATGGAGTGCTGGGAGGGTACGGACATGTGAATAAACCTGATATAGAATGTAGTGAGGCATTTTTGAACTCGATTTTGGCGGAACGATTTCCTGATGCTGCCAAAGGAAGACGTCTTGTTACTCTTG ATTGTGGCTCTGGGATTGGCAGGGTCACCAAGAATCTTCttattagatattttaatgag GTTGACCTTCTAGAGCCTGTTTCTCATTTTCTAGATACTGCTCGGGAAAATTTGGCTCCAGAAAACTTGATGGTCACAGATGATCATAAGGCTGTGAACTTCTTCTGTGTTCCTCTTCAG GAATTTACTCCTGAGGCAGAAAGGTACGACATTATATGGATCCAATGGTGTATTGGGCATCTTTCAGATGATGACCTTGTGTCATTCTTTGACAGAGCTAAG GGTGGTCTTAAACAGGGCGGCCTATTTATTTTGAAGGAGAACATTGCAAGGAGTG GCTTTGTGTTAGATAACCAAGACAAGAGCATTACAAGATCCGACTCGTACTTCAAGCAGCTCTTTAAAAAATGTGGTCTAAACATTCTCAGAATGAAG GATCAAAAGGGATTCCCCGGTGAATTATTTGCTGTAAAGATGTATGCATTAACGACTGATCTGCCGAAGCAAACTAATGATTCGAAATCAAAGAAACATGTCAACAGACCTGGCATCATTAGATAA
- the LOC125203391 gene encoding pentatricopeptide repeat-containing protein At4g20770 translates to MMIKWNSANLLEMQSRNASVSLANLLQNCIDNKAYKAGKTIQAQIFRTYQFSNTFLVNRLIELYSKCGHTQAGRRLFDQMPHRNIFSYHAILDSYCKLNDVGNAFEVFDQMPERNAVSWNLIISMLSRNGLEDKALAGYYAMRLNYFVPTRFTLASVLSACGGLGKLECGRECHGLATKLGLNANLYVGNALLGMYMKCVSIEDAVMVFGDLPEHNEVSFTAMMEGLVGADRVDEAFDMFRLMHRERIIDCVSLSSVLSVCSKCEFGVDDDGNEGKRHMMHGAQVHGLLVKVSFLGDLHLNNSLLNMYAKLGCMDCAEMLFNSMSQVSVVSWNVMIAGYAKGYDLQRAIECMERMQSCGVEPDEVTCVNMLAACLRSGDVETGLRIFNGMSVPSLASWNAMLSGYSQNEYHRDAVMLFREMQFRKVRPDRTTFAIILSSCASMGLLEGGKQIHAALWKAELSMDLYVTSGLIAVYSKCSKIEVAKSVFNMAPNYDIVCWNSVLAGLSLNSMDAEGFNFFRRMLREAMLPTEFSYASALNCCSSLSSLSQGRQIHGLIVKEGHSNNVYVGTALVDMYSKCGDVDGARRFFDMMVCQDLVTWNEMIHGYAQNGRGEEAVDLFRDMIKANIQPDHITFVAVLTACSHSGLVDTGLKVFKSMQQEYDVEPLSDHYTCIVDTLGRAGRFSEVEEIIENMPYKDDHIVWEVLLSSCRVHGNVNLARRAADELFRLDSGNSAPYSLLANMYSSLDRWDDVKDVRDIMGRQQVSKEPGYSWV, encoded by the coding sequence atgatgattaaATGGAATTCCGCCAATTTGTTAGAAATGCAAAGCAGAAATGCCTCAGTTTCGTTAGCGAATTTGCTGCAAAATTGCATAGATAATAAAGCTTACAAGGCAGGAAAAACCATCCAAGCTCAGATTTTTCGCACCTACCAATTTTCTAATACTTTTCTGGTGAATCGCCTGATTGAGCTATACTCAAAATGCGGCCACACCCAGGCCGGCCGCCGCCTGTTCGACCAAATGCCTCACAGAAACATTTTCTCCTACCACGCTATTTTAGATTCTTACTGCAAATTAAATGATGTCGGTAATGCGTTTGAAGTGTTTGATCAAATGCCGGAGAGGAATGCAGTTTCTTGGAACTTGATTATTAGTATGCTGTCAAGAAATGGTCTTGAGGATAAGGCTTTGGCGGGTTACTACGCGATGAGGTTGAATTATTTCGTGCCCACCCGCTTCACGTTGGCCAGTGTATTGAGTGCTTGTGGGGGTTTGGGCAAATTGGAGTGTGGGAGGGAGTGCCATGGACTTGCTACGAAGCTCGGACTCAACGCGAATTTGTATGTCGGGAATGCTTTGTTGGGAATGTATATGAAGTGTGTTTCTATAGAAGATGCGGTTATGGTGTTTGGGGACTTGCCGGAGCATAATGAGGTGTCGTTCACTGCAATGATGGAGGGGTTGGTAGGAGCTGATCGCGTGGATGAAGCGTTTGATATGTTTAGATTGATGCATCGAGAGAGGATCATAGATTGTGTGTCTCTTTCAAGTGTGTTGAGTGTTTGTTCCAAATGTGAATTTGGTGTAGATGATGATGGCAACGAAGGGAAAAGGCATATGATGCATGGAGCACAGGTACACGGGCTTCTTGTTAAAGTTAGTTTCTTGGGAGATTTGCACTTGAACAACTCGTTGCTTAACATGTATGCAAAGCTTGGATGTATGGACTGTGCAGAGATGTTGTTCAACAGTATGTCTCAAGTCAGTGTTGTTTCGTGGAATGTCATGATCGCAGGATATGCCAAGGGATACGATTTGCAGAGGGCGATCGAGTGTATGGAGAGAATGCAGAGCTGTGGGGTTGAGCCTGATGAGGTGACGTGTGTTAATATGCTTGCTGCCTGCTTGAGGAGTGGTGATGTTGAAACGGGGCTTCGAATTTTCAATGGTATGTCGGTGCCAAGTTTGGCCTCGTGGAATGCTATGCTGTCGGGCTATTCCCAGAACGAATACCACAGGGATGCGGTGATGCTTTTCAGAGAGATGCAGTTTAGAAAAGTGAGGCCCGATCGAACTACTTTTGCTATAATTCTCAGTTCTTGTGCTTCCATGGGGCTTTTAGAGGGCGGGAAGCAGATTCATGCTGCCTTGTGGAAAGCTGAGCTTTCGATGGACTTGTATGTTACAAGTGGACTGATTGCTGTTTACTCAAAATGTAGTAAAATAGAAGTGGCAAAATCTGTCTTCAACATGGCTCCCAATTATGATATAGTGTGTTGGAATTCAGTGTTGGCAGGTTTATCCCTTAATTCAATGGATGCAGAGGGCTTTAACTTTTTTAGGCGAATGTTACGTGAAGCCATGCTACCGACTGAGTTTTCTTATGCTAGCGCACTGAATTGTTGCTCGTCTCTATCATCTCTCTCACAAGGGAGGCAGATTCACGGTCTGATAGTGAAAGAAGGACACTCAAATAATGTTTATGTCGGAACTGCTCTGGTTGACATGTACAGCAAGTGTGGCGACGTAGATGGGGCCAGACGGTTCTTTGATATGATGGTGTGTCAAGATTTAGTCACGTGGAATGAGATGATACACGGTTATGCTCAGAATGGGCGCGGAGAAGAAGCTGTTGATCTATTTAGGGACATGATCAAAGCTAATATTCAACCAGATCACATAACTTTTGTTGCTGTCTTAACCGCCTGCAGTCACTCTGGATTAGTAGACACTGGTTTGAAGGTGTTCAAATCAATGCAGCAAGAATATGATGTGGAGCCGCTTAGTGATCACTACACTTGCATAGTCGACACCTTGGGCCGTGCTGGCCGGTTCAGTGAAGTTGAAGAAATCATAGAAAATATGCCATACAAAGATGATCACATTGTTTGGGAGGTATTGCTGAGCTCTTGCAGGGTTCATGGCAATGTGAACTTGGCAAGAAGGGCTGCAGACGAGCTTTTCCGTTTGGACAGTGGTAACTCTGCCCCATATTCCCTCCTAGCCAATATGTATTCCTCATTAGATAGATGGGATGATGTTAAAGATGTCAGAGATATAATGGGAAGGCAGCAGGTCTCCAAAGAACCAGGTTACAGTTGGGTTTGA
- the LOC125206902 gene encoding transcription factor bHLH53-like yields MALSYYNSNSNSNWDSFAPAELGVAEQLFNPDDFLVDPIDAFCNSLLSDDLPFADDGIPFDFDHLNSNYFQHQYTNQPFPHFPKRQKLCDSQPFYQDYSIPEFVLPPPPPPAFPAAGFTMGSCEGVRVKEESLSAQSVAARQRRRRITAKTQELGKLVPGGQKMNTAEMLQSAYKYIKFLQAQVGLLEFLKVNEEEEASVEGEEEVFQNLLESPLIQEKLYSTEHCLIPQKLLEKHRIDI; encoded by the exons ATGGCGTTGAGCTACTACAATTCCAACTCCAACTCCAATTGGGACTCCTTTGCGCCGGCGGAATTAGGCGTTGCTGAGCAGCTCTTCAACCCCGACGACTTCTTGGTGGACCCCATCGACGCCTTCTGCAACTCTCTCCTCTCCGACGACTTACCTTTCGCCGACGATGGAATTCCCTTCGATTTCGATCATCTCAACTCCAACTACTTCCAACACCAATATACCAATCAGCCCTTTCCCCATTTCCCCAAACGCCAAAAGCTCTGCGATTCTCAGCCATTCTACCAAGACTACTCCATCCCGGAATTCGTGcttcctccgccgccgccgccagcGTTTCCGGCGGCGGGTTTCACCATGGGGAGCTGCGAGGGCGTGAGGGTGAAAGAGGAGAGCTTGTCCGCGCAGAGCGTCGCGGCGAGGCAGAGGCGGCGGAGGATCACGGCGAAGACGCAGGAGCTCGGGAAGCTGGTTCCCGGCGGCCAGAAGATGAACACGGCGGAGATGCTGCAGTCCGCCtacaaatacatcaaattcTTGCAGGCCCAAGTTGGACTACTTGAATTCCTCAAG GTcaacgaagaagaagaagcatcAGTTGAAGGTGAAGAAGAAGTGTTCCAGAATCTTCTAGAATCTCCGTTGATTCAAGAGAAGCTATACTCCACTGAGCATTGCTTGATTCCACAGAAGCTGTTGGAAAAGCATCGAATCGACATTTGA
- the LOC125203836 gene encoding primase homolog protein-like isoform X2, whose translation MPPTALLHRPPPPPPCLVASNPWLNLLSLKCPNTFLPYSAEFVSGIALKSNGFRCFSHPPLSNPTVDMDVEKTDSAKLKQKIEALGVKFESCTPGQFDLLYCPKCKGGWSSQRTLSFHISQSWSHAIWRCFDLQCGWAGQVFADNNKENPRVSRENLRLEPLDDELLGYFAERMISKETLQRNNVMQVVGGKKIIAFPYRRNGQHVGCKYRTLDKRFWQGRNTEKMLYGIDDIVDADEIIIVEGEIDKLSIEEAGYCNCVSVPGGAPQTVSVNKIPSKEKDTAFQYLWNCINYFEKVSRIILATDGDTPGQALAEELARRLGKERCWRVHWPRKDESSSFKDANEVLNSLGADALRAAIDKAELY comes from the exons ATGCCTCCTACGGCGCTCCTCCACCGGCCACCACCTCCGCCGCCGTGCCTCGTTGCTTCCAACCCTTGGCTAAATTTGCTATCTTTGAAATGCCCCAACACTTTCTTGCCCTATTCTGCTGAATTCGTCTCAGGAATTGCGTTAAAAAGTAATGGGTTTCGATGTTTTTCTCACCCCCCTTTATCCAACCCAACAG TCGATATGGATGTGGAGAAAACTGATTCAGctaaattgaagcaaaaaatTGAAGCCCTCGGAGTAAAGTTCGAATCTTGCACACCTGGCCAGTTTGATCTCTTGTATTGTCCCAAG TGCAAAGGGGGGTGGTCGAGTCAGAGGACGCTGTCGTTTCACATCAGCCAAAGTTG GAGTCATGCGATATGGAGGTGTTTTGATCTTCAATGTGGATGGGCCGGCCAG GTCTTTGCAGACAACAATAAAGAAAATCCTCGTGTCAGCCGGGAAAATCTGAGGCTTGAGCCTTTGGATGATGAG TTGCTTGGATACTTTGCAGAAAGAATGATATCGAAGGAAACACTGCAGAGGAATAATGTCATGCAAGTTGTTGGTGGTAAG AAAATCATTGCTTTTCCTTATAGACGAAATGGACAGCATGTTGGCTGCAAATACCGTACTCTTGATAAAAGGTTCTGGCAG GGGAGAAATACAGAGAAGATGTTATATGGGATCGATGACATTGTGGATGCAGACGAGATCATTATT GTTGAAGGCGAAATAGACAAGCTATCAATCGAAGAAGCTGGTTATTGCAATTGTGTCAGTGTTCCTGGCGGTGCACCACAGACAGTTTCAGTCAATAAAATACCATCAAAAGAAAAG GACACTGCCTTTCAATACTTGTGGAACTGCATAAACTATTTCGAAAAG GTGTCTCGTATAATCCTGGCAACTGATGGCGATACACCGGGCCAGGCTTTAGCTGAAGAGCTTGCTCGTCGTCTTGGGAAAGAAAG ATGCTGGCGTGTGCATTGGCCTAGGAAAGATGAGAGCAGCTCGTTCAAAGATGCAAACGAG GTTCTGAACAGCCTTGGTGCAGATGCTCTAAGAGCTGCAATTGACAAAGCAGAGTTATATTAG
- the LOC125203836 gene encoding primase homolog protein-like isoform X1 produces the protein MPPTALLHRPPPPPPCLVASNPWLNLLSLKCPNTFLPYSAEFVSGIALKSNGFRCFSHPPLSNPTAVDMDVEKTDSAKLKQKIEALGVKFESCTPGQFDLLYCPKCKGGWSSQRTLSFHISQSWSHAIWRCFDLQCGWAGQVFADNNKENPRVSRENLRLEPLDDELLGYFAERMISKETLQRNNVMQVVGGKKIIAFPYRRNGQHVGCKYRTLDKRFWQGRNTEKMLYGIDDIVDADEIIIVEGEIDKLSIEEAGYCNCVSVPGGAPQTVSVNKIPSKEKDTAFQYLWNCINYFEKVSRIILATDGDTPGQALAEELARRLGKERCWRVHWPRKDESSSFKDANEVLNSLGADALRAAIDKAELY, from the exons ATGCCTCCTACGGCGCTCCTCCACCGGCCACCACCTCCGCCGCCGTGCCTCGTTGCTTCCAACCCTTGGCTAAATTTGCTATCTTTGAAATGCCCCAACACTTTCTTGCCCTATTCTGCTGAATTCGTCTCAGGAATTGCGTTAAAAAGTAATGGGTTTCGATGTTTTTCTCACCCCCCTTTATCCAACCCAACAG CAGTCGATATGGATGTGGAGAAAACTGATTCAGctaaattgaagcaaaaaatTGAAGCCCTCGGAGTAAAGTTCGAATCTTGCACACCTGGCCAGTTTGATCTCTTGTATTGTCCCAAG TGCAAAGGGGGGTGGTCGAGTCAGAGGACGCTGTCGTTTCACATCAGCCAAAGTTG GAGTCATGCGATATGGAGGTGTTTTGATCTTCAATGTGGATGGGCCGGCCAG GTCTTTGCAGACAACAATAAAGAAAATCCTCGTGTCAGCCGGGAAAATCTGAGGCTTGAGCCTTTGGATGATGAG TTGCTTGGATACTTTGCAGAAAGAATGATATCGAAGGAAACACTGCAGAGGAATAATGTCATGCAAGTTGTTGGTGGTAAG AAAATCATTGCTTTTCCTTATAGACGAAATGGACAGCATGTTGGCTGCAAATACCGTACTCTTGATAAAAGGTTCTGGCAG GGGAGAAATACAGAGAAGATGTTATATGGGATCGATGACATTGTGGATGCAGACGAGATCATTATT GTTGAAGGCGAAATAGACAAGCTATCAATCGAAGAAGCTGGTTATTGCAATTGTGTCAGTGTTCCTGGCGGTGCACCACAGACAGTTTCAGTCAATAAAATACCATCAAAAGAAAAG GACACTGCCTTTCAATACTTGTGGAACTGCATAAACTATTTCGAAAAG GTGTCTCGTATAATCCTGGCAACTGATGGCGATACACCGGGCCAGGCTTTAGCTGAAGAGCTTGCTCGTCGTCTTGGGAAAGAAAG ATGCTGGCGTGTGCATTGGCCTAGGAAAGATGAGAGCAGCTCGTTCAAAGATGCAAACGAG GTTCTGAACAGCCTTGGTGCAGATGCTCTAAGAGCTGCAATTGACAAAGCAGAGTTATATTAG